The Candidatus Margulisiibacteriota bacterium genome includes the window CCGGTCGCCATGCCGGCCGCCATGTCGGTCGAGCCGATGCCGGTCGAAAAAGCGCCGAGCGCCCCGTAGGTGCAGGTGTGGGAATCGGCGCCGATAATGAGCATGCCCGGGCTGATCGCGCCCATTTCCGGGAGGAGGGCGTGTTCCACCCCCATGCAGCCGATCTCGAAGAAATTGACGATCCCGTACTTTTTGGCGAAATGGCGCATCATCTTCACCTGCTCGGCCGATTTGATATCCTTGGCCGGGGTGAAGTGGTCGGGAACCAGGAAGATCTTCTTTTTGTCGAAGACTTTCGTGACCCCGATCTTTTCGAATTCCTTGATCGCCGGCGGGGCGGTGATGTCGTTGCCGAGGACCAGGTCGACTTTACAGTTGATCAGTTGGCCCGGCTCAACGAACTTGAGTCCGGCATGTTTGGCCAATATTTTTTGGGAAATAGTCTGCTGCATGACCTTATTTTATCATAACTGAGCCGAGCTGGCCACAGGCGGCGGCGATCTCCTTGCCCAGACTGCGGCGGACCGTGACGTTGGCTTTGCGCTTTTTCAGGAGCAAGCGGGCCCGGTCGACATCGCCGGCCGCGAAGTCGAGCCCCGGTGATGGGTTGTATTCGATCAAATTGATATGGCTGTCGATCGTTCTGGCCAGCCGGTCAAGTTCTGTTAACTGTTCCGGGCTGTTGTTAACCCCCTTTAAGAGGACGTATTCTATTGTCACCCGCTGTTTGGTCTTCTGCTGGTAGTCATTAATGGCGTTGATCGTTTCTGCAATGCTGGGTAAGGTGGGATAGGGGACGAGCTGACGGCGAAGCTTGTCATCCGGTGCGGCCAGCGACCAAGCGAGCTTTAGTTTCTGCAGTTCGGAACCGAACTGTTTGATGCCGGTGACGATTCCGATAGTAGAGACGACGATCTTGCGGGCGGCGATATTCTGGCCGAGCTCGCTGTTGAGCAGGCCGATCGCTTTTAGCACCTGCCCATAATTAAGAAATGGTTCGCCCATCCCCATGAAAACGAGATTGGATATCTTCTCCTCTTTAGCAAAATGATAAACCTGGGCGACGATCTCGCTAACCGTCAAATTGCGCTTGAAGCCCATCCGGCCGGTGGCGCAAAAGCGGCAGCCGATCGGGCAGCCGACCTGCGAAGAGACGCAAACGAATTTCTTGTCCGGCCCCTGGTCCATGTAGACCGACTCGCCGGCTAAGCCGTCGGCCAGGCGGAAGCGGACTTTTTTGACCTTAGCTTCAGCTTCGACTTGTTCGATCGTTAATGGGGAGGGGAAGTCGAACAGTTGGTGGCAGGAACGGAACAGCGTTTTAGCTTTGACCGGCTTGAGGCCGGCAGCGATCAATTCAGCTAAGGAAAGTTCGATCATGGTGGCATTATACACCTCGCTCCGGTGTGTTATAATAAACCCATGGACAAAAAAATATTTATCGCGGTTATCGGCGAAAGCCACGCTTCCCCGGAGATCGCCAAACTGGCTGAAGAGGTCGGGGTGGAGATCGCCAAAGCGGGCGCCGTGCTGGTGAGCGGCGGCTTAAAAGGGGTGATGGAATCGTCATGCAAAGGGGCCAAGAGCGCCGGCGGCACGACGATCGGCATCCTGCCGGGGAGCCGGCGGGAAGACGGTAATCCGTACATCGATTACCCGATCATCACCGGCATCGGCTACGCGCGGAACAAACTGGTCGTGAAGAGCGGGCACGCGGTGATCGCGGTCGGCGGCCATTACGGAACCCTGTCGGAGATCGGTTTCGCCCTCGGCTATAAGATCCCGGTCGTCGGACTAAATACCTGGCAGATGATCAATCATAACGGCCAGATGGACAAAGAGGTCCACCGCGTTAACACCGCCAAGGAAGCGGTCGTCCTGGCCTTGAAGCTGGCCCGCGAAGCCAAGCCGCTGGAAGAGCCGAGCGAATTCAGGAAGTAATGACCACCCAGCGCCAGTCAGCCCTCAAGGGGAGCGTTACCCCGCAAATGGCCAAGGTCGCGCGCGACGAAGGGCGCAAACCGGCGGAGATCCGCGCGGGAGTCGCCCGCGGCACGATCGCCATCCCCTTTAATCCCCGGCATAAAAATGTCAGAGCGGTCGGCATCGGCCAGGGCCTGAAGACCAAAGTTAACGCCAACATCGGCACCTCCGCCGATTATCCCCGCGTCAAGGAAGAACTAAAGAAACTCAAGGCCGCGCTCGACGCCAAAACCGACGCCGTGATGGACCTGTCGACCGGCGGCGATATCAGGGCGATCAGGAAACAGATACTTAAGGCCTGTCCGGTCCCGCTCGGCACCGTGCCGATCTACCAGGCGATGGTCGATCGGCGGATGACCGCGGGCGGAATGTTCGCGGTCGTGGAGGAGCAGGCCAAAGAAGGGGTCGACTTCATGACGATCCACTGCGGCGTGACCAAACGGTCGATCGAACAGCTGCGGAAAAAGCCGCGGTTGATGGAGGTCGTTAGCCGGGGCGGGGCGGCAATGATGAAATGGATCGTGGAAACGGGCGAGGAAAATCCCTTTTATGAAGATTACGACTGGCTGCTCGAGATCGCCCGCGAATATGACATTACCCTGTCGCTCGGCGACGGGATGCGGCCCGGCTCGATCATTGACGCGGGCGACGCGGCCCAGATCGAGGAACTCAAGATCCTGGGCGACTTAACAAAACGGGCGTGGAAAGCCGGGGTGCAAGTAATTATCGAAGGGCCCGGCCATGTTCCTTACGACCAGATCGCCGGCCAGATGAAGCTGGAAAAAAAGCTCTGCCATGGTGCGCCGTTCTACGTCCTGGGGCCGCTGCCGACCGACGTTGCCCCCGGCTACGATCATATTACCGCGGCGATCGGCGGGACGCTGGCGGCCGTGTCCGGGGCAGACTTCCTCTGTTACGTTACCCCGACCGAGCATCTCGGCCTGCCGACCCCGGCCGATGTTAAAGAAGGGGTCATCGCTTCGCGCATCGCCGGCCATTGCGCCGATATAGTGAAAAAGGTGCCAGGTGCTAGGGAGTGGGATAGAAAGATGTCGCAGGCGCGGAAAGCGTTGAACTGGGGAAAGCAGATCGCGCTGGCGATCGATCCGGTTAAAGCGAAAGCGATCCACGGTAAAAGGACCCGTAACTCGCGACACGCGACCGGCGACACTTGCACGATGTGCGGCGAATTCTGCGCGATGAAGATCTCCTCGGCGGCGCTGAAGTAGTTAAGGCTTTTCCAGGGAAAAACCTTCGTTTCTCGGGCAACCTTCGTGGAGCGAGAGATTTTTCCGGCCATGCAACTGGCTGTATTCCGGATCGAGATAGCATTCGATCGTCAAACAAGAACCATCCCTGGTGAACCGAAAATAGTACATCTGTTTGTCTTCCAGGACGACCAGGGAATGCCGGGCAAAAAACCTGAGCCCGTCAACCTCGCAAAAATCAAGACAATGCCTGCCCGCCCGTTTGGAACATTCATAGGTCGTAATGAGCGGCCGGAGGCCGAACAAACCGCGGAAAGTGGCACGGTTAAAGTCTCCGACCGGGCCGTTCTTGATGAACTTGACGCAACTGATGGAGGTCATTTGATCGCGGCCGGTTGCCGGGTCGAAAACCAATTCATAAATATTGGTGGTCCCGTTGCCGTGGTCGAGGAGGGCGCGCTTGACCGGGCCGAATTGCTCAAAGCGGACGCCGTATCGTCCGGTGCGGTTGGCGTTGTTCATGGTCGCCATGCCGGTCAAGCCCGGCAGAATGACGCATTTCCGGAAGGGGATATGCCATTGGCCGATCTCGCTGATCTCCGGCAGGCCGTTCCGGTCGGCGATCCACCCCAGGAGCGCGTCCTGCCAGGCGGGATCGCAAAGTTCTTGCCAGCGCGGCGACAGGGTCAGTTCTTTTCTCTTGCTGAAGACGCCTTTTTCCTTGCCGGTGAAAAAAGCGCCGCGAACCACATTGGCCGGCAGTTGAAAATGGTCGGCGAGCGCGTCGAGCTCCGAAGGGGCGATGAAAACTTTCAGCGTTACCGCCTGTTGACTGCGGAGAAAAATGTGCGGCGGCACGGTGCTCCGGTTCTCATGCTGCACGCCTTTCCAGTTGACGTCAAAGATCCGGGCGGGTGCTTGTGCCACGGCCCGGCTGCTGATCAAGGTTCTGGCCTCGCTCCCGGCGTGCAGCGGGTTCAGGACCAGCCGGAACGGCCGTCTGATCCGGCGGTTGCCGCCGAGGTATAACGCGGTGTTCATACCACATCATATCGCCGGCCGGCGTCTAGGATTTCAGGGGTTTTGCGCTTGTTCGCCGCAGGCGGGCGATGAAGATTATGCTGACTTAAGGACGGAGTACTTGACTTTGCGGACGCCGAAATTGACCGCGTCGTCGTAATCGCGGAACCAGATATCGATCTTCTTGCCGTATCTTTTGTTCATCCGGTCTTCCACGACAAAGACTTTTCCTTTATAACCTTCGATCAGCAGCTTGGTGCCGATCGGGAAGTGGTTAGAAGCAATGACCCCCTCGCGGCAACGGGTCCCGGAAGCGGTGATCCAAGGGCTGCTGTCGGTTTGGCCGGGGAGTGAATTATAAGCCGAAGCGACGATTATTCCCCTGCTAACCACCTTATAACCCAGGGGTACTCCTCTGGGCCTGATGAGAGCGCTAATAGAAAATAAGCATAATATCAGTAAAAAAGAGATCAACGCTGTACTGTATATGGTACGATCCTTATAGAGTTTCCTCATACCTATATATCGAGATAACTAGGCAAAATAATGCGTAAAAATGACAAAAACTAGGTTAAGAGAATGTCACAGAGGAAGCGACCTTCGCGAATTTTCCCCAGATGGACCAAGGAGCCGAGCCACTCCGGTTTGATCCCCCCGGTATCCAGCTTTGCCCAGGGCTGCTGATTATAGTCAAGCGAATAGCGGATCGTGACCAGTTGCCGGCCGTTCTGGAACTCATCTGCCAGGATAGCTGGTAGATGGCGAAAATGAGCGAAGGAAAACTCATTCCCGCTGGCAACGTGTTTGGTTTGGTCGCCAAGGTTCCTGGTAAAGATCGCCAACTCCCGGGGGGTCAAGTTGGTGTAGACCAGCATCTTGTTGCTGCCGATCGCCGTTCGCAGTGCGGGCGGTAATTCGGCGGGAGAGAGTTGCCGCGGCGCCCGCCGCATGCTCTCCGGCGAATAACCCCAGTCCAGCATGGTTTGAAAGACCTGGCCGTAGCGGGCGTGGCCGAGCAACATTTTTATATCCTGGCTTGTCCGGTCGAGACTGCCGGCGTAATCCGCCAGCTGGCTTAGCTCGGCGAAAGACCCGGGCCCGTGCACCAGGTCGAAAGGTGCGCTGATGATCGCCGGGTCGTTACGAAAATAGGCGTCGCTAAGCGTTCTCCCTCCCAATTGAGAAGCCAGGATCTCGGCCGCGTCAAAAAGTTCGCGGTACAGGCCTATGGGCGGAACCCCGCCGGTCTGGACCCGCAGGTATTCGGTTATCCCTTCGTTCAAGTACCGGTGTTCGTTCGTTTGCCGGCTGTTCTCTAGGCGGGTCTTCATTATCCCGCTTTTGACGACCGTCAACCCCGGGCCGGATTCTCTGATCACGGTCGAGTAACCATGCAGCAGCTCGTGAACGAGCAGGCTGGCATTGCCGGCAGCCAAGTTCTTTTCCACCGTACTCTCTTCCAGTAACACGGCGTTATAGAATGGTTCATAGACACCCTCCGGTAAAAGAGACGTGGTCAGTTCCGGGGAGGCGTAATCGTAGTTGCGCGGATTTCTTTCCCGAACATAACCCAACTGCCTTAGGTCGGACTTGGTCACGACCCAGATCTGGACCTGTTTGGTTTTCAAGTAAGAGTAATAAGGGGTCTTGCCCAGGGCGGCGGCCATCAGGCCGAGCATTTTTTCTACCTTGGCCAGAGGAACGCTTGCCCGGGGAGAGATCAGAACGGAAAAAGGGAGCCCGCCGTTAATTCCGGTCTTGCCCCTGACCTGGTAGACGGTCGAGCCAAATTGGATAGCGTTAAGTCGTGATAGTGGCATTCTCTCTATATTATCGGCAAAAAAAGGAAGATATTTCAAAAATTATTGAAATCTGCAGGAGAAAATCAAGAAAAAGAAACGATGGTCGTTAGAACAACGCCCAAAGTCAATACCGGCCGGTTGGTCCTGGCCTCGATCCACGCCAATACCCGCTGCCGGCCGCCGGAACAGGAGCGGATCGCCCAGATCAGGGATTCACAGCTGCCGGTCAGTACCTGGTGGTCCTTCCTGCATACGGCCGACATGCAGCGCCCGGAACCGTACGCCCCGGACAAGATCCAGCGCCACGTTTACGATCCCGAGCATCAGGTCGATTTCCAGGCGACGCCGCTCGGCAACCGGTTCATTCTGGTGGGCGGCAGCATCAATAACCAGCTGCCTAATCTTTTTGCCCAGATCTGCCGGTTCAATACCCGGCGGTTTGTCGACCTGGAGTTCCACCTGCCGCTGGACGCGATCGGCATTTCCGGGTTCGACCTCGATAAATACCAGTACGCGATCAACCCCTATAACCGGTTTTGCGACGCTTTGCGGCAAATGGCCGTTGAACGCCAGTATAATTCGGCGCTCTATTTTGACGGCGAGCCGCTCGGCAAGTTCAACGGCCGGAGCAAATTGAACGTCTTCCTGCAGTGGCATATGTCGGTCGACAGCCTGATCGCTTCCCTGCTTCCCGGAAATACCGTCCACTAATTCTGTGCTATAATCAAGGGCGTGAAACTAACGCAACTTGGTGAATTCGGCCTCATTGAACGCCTCGCTAAACACGAACCAAAACTGCCCGGCACTATTGTCGGCATTGGCGATGATTGTGCCGTATTACAACTTCAAACATCCAACCTCAAACTTCCAAATAAAAACAAAAAAGACAAATACCAACTCATTACCACGGATGCGCTTGTTGAGGGCGTTCATTTCCAGAGAAAAGGGCTCTCTTTCTTTGCCCTGGGCCAAAAGGCGCTGGCGGCCAATATCTCCGACATCGCGGCGATGGGGGGATGGCCGACGCATGCGCTGGTCACGGTCGGATTGCCGCCGACCATGAACGTTAAAGCGGTCGACGATCTTTACCGCGGGCTTAACTCGCTGGCCAGGAAAAACCGGATCGACATTGTCGGCGGCGACACGGTCGCTTCACCGAAAGCCCTTGTTATCTCAATAACTCTGCTTGGCGAGGTGGAAAAGAATAAACTGATCCTGCGTTCGACCGCCAAGGTTGGGGACCTTATTTGCGTGACTGGTAAATTCGGCGGTCCGGCTTCCAAGGGATACTCCATCCGGCGCCCGGTACCCGGTACCCGGTACCGGGAAGCTGGAGCGATCGCCAAAGCGAAACTAGCTACGTCAATGATCGACAGCTCCGACGGGCTGGTCCGTTCGGTGCTGGAGATCTGCAAGGCAAGTAAGGTCGGCGCGCGGATCTTTACGGCCCAGGTGCCGATCGCGCCGGGGGCGACCCTGGACCAGGCGCTCTACGGCGGGGAAGAGTACGAATTGGTATTTACCGTCAAACCAAAAACTAAAAAACTGCAATATAAAGTGGTCGGCGAGATCGTCGGCCGGCGGGCAGGGGTCAAGTTGGTCGACCGGCGTGGTAAAATAAAAGAGCCGCGTTCCGGCGGTTACGAGCACTTCGGCCAATGATCAACAAAAAACGGCTGGTCAAGACCTTTAATAAACTGGTCCGGATCGACAGCTTGTCGCTGCGCGAAGCGAACGTCGTCCGTTACGTCCAGCGGGAATTGCGGCGGCTGGGGATCAGGTCTACCCAGGTCGGCAGACCCAGCGGCGGCGATACCGGCAGTCTACTGGCGTCCCTGCCTGGTCGGGGGCCGACGATCATGCTCAATGCCCACCTTGACACCGTTTCGCCCGGCAAGAACATTAAGCCGCGCGAGCGGAACGGCGTTATCCGCTCCGACGGCACGACCGTACTGGGAGCGGACAATAAAGCCGGGGTCGCGGCGATCCTGGAAGTGCTCCGGACCATTAAGCGGAAAAAGCTGGCACACCCGCCGCTGCAGATCATTTTTACGGTTGCCGAAGAGATCGGGCTGGTCGGAGCGAAAGCTTTGCCGGTCAAAGCGCTTAAGGCCGACTATGGGTTCGCTTTGGACGGCGGAGCGATCAATAAGATCTTGAACCAAGCTCCCTCCCAGGTCAATTTGACCGCGCTGATCATCGGCCAGGCCGCTCACGCCGGCGTCCATCCGGAAGCGGGGGTCAACGCGATCAGGGTCGCCAGCGAAGCGATCGCCAAAATGAAGATCGGCCGGATCGACCGCGAGACGACGGCGAACATCGGCGTGATCAAGGGGGGCAAGGCGACCAACATCATCCCGGACGAGGTGGAGATCAGGGGCGAGGCCCGGAGCCATGATCCGGCCAAACTGCGCCGCCAGGTCAAGCAGATGACCGGGCAGCTCCGGCAGGCTTGCCGCCGGCACGGCGCCCGGCTCAAGCTGAAGACCGAACGGCTGTACCGCTCTTTTGCCGTTAAACCGGACAGCCCGGTAGTGCAGGCCGTATTGGCCGGGATGAAAAAGCAGCGTTTAACGCCGCTGATCAAACCGAGCGGGGGCGGCTCCGACGCCAATATATTTAACGCGGTCGGGGTGCCGACCGTCGTCCTGGGGGTCGGCGCGCGGCATTTGCACACGACCCAGGAAGAACTGGTCGTCCGCGCTTTTGTCCGCGGGACCGAGCTCCTCTTGGCCATTATCACCGGAGCGCACCATGGATAAATTAGCGGAAAAGAAGATCGGGACGAAACGGGTCTTTGACGGCCGCTTGCTCGGCGTCCGGGTCGACACGGTGCAGGTGCCGAGCGGTTTGGAAACGACCCGCGAGATCGTGGAACATCCCGGGGCGGTCGCGATCGTCGCCGTGACGGAGAACAAAGAGCTGGTCCTGGTCCGGCAGTTCCGGACGCCGACCGGTGAAGTCCTTTTGGAGATCCCGGCCGGGGTCCCGCATAAGGGGGAAAAGCGCGCAGAGTCGGCCCGCCGCGAACTGGCGGAAGAGACCGGTTACCATGCCAAAAACGTCCGCAAGGTCTGGGAGGGATATTCCTCGCCCGGCTATTCCAACGAGCTGATCGAATTCTTTCTGGCGACCGGCTTTGAGCGGCGGCCGCCGGCGCCCGACGAAGACGAGTTCGTCGAGCCGGAGCTGATCAAGGTCTCTTCCTGCCTTGACCTGCTCAAGGCCGGCAAGGTCCGGGACAACAAGACGATCATCGGCATCGTGATCGCCGATCGTTTCCTCAAAGGGGAGTTGTAAATGAAAGAGGCAGCCAAGGCGTTCCTCGATTACCTGCAGATCGAACGGGGGTACTCCAAAAATACGACCGATTCCTACCGTCTCGATCTGGAGCAATTCGCCAAATTTGTCAAAAGGAAGAGACCGGACCAGATCGCGCGGGCGGACGTCAAGAATTATATCGATCACCTCAATGCCGAAGCTTTTTCGGCCGCCACGATCGAGCGGAAAATGGCCAGCCTGAAGTCGTTCTTCCACTTTGCCCAGGGGGAGGGCCTGTCCAAAGAAGACCCGACGATCGACTTCAGCTTGCCCAAGAAAGCGAAGCGACTCCCCAAAGCGCTGAGCATGGGCGATACGGTCAAAATGCTGATGGCGGCCAGAGGGAAGACGCCGCTCAATATGCGCAACGCCGCCTTGCTCGAGCTGCTCTACGCGACCGGGATGCGCGCTTCGGAGATCATCGCGCTCAACCTGTCCGATATTAATTTTGACGTTTCGTTCGTCCGCTGTTTCGGCAAAGGGTCGAAAGAACGGGTGGTCCCGGTCGGTCGGGCGGCGCTCGGTTCCTTGAAAGAATATCTGGAGAACGGCCGGCCCAAGTTGCCGCAAAAGGACAAGGAAGCGCTGTTCCTGGATAAAAATGGGCAACGCCTGAGCCGCTCCGGCCTCTGGGGGGTCGTCAAGAAGATCGTCCACGCGCTCGGTTTGAAAGAGCAGACCTCGCCGCACACCTTGCGCCATTCTTTTGCCACGCATCTCTTGGAGAAGGGGGCGGACCTGCGCTCGGTCCAGGAGATGCTCGGCCATTCCGACATCGCCACGACGCAGATCTACACGTCGGTTTCGCGCGAACGGCTGAAAAAAATGTACGCGAAAGCTCACCCGCGGGCTTAGGAAATGGGGGAAACATGTTAGACCTGACATTCTTGCTGTTCTCATTGCCGATCTTGCTGGTGGTGATCACGGTCCACGAATTTGCGCACGCGTTCGTGGCCGACCGCTTGGGTGACCCGACGCCGCGGCTGGCCGGCCGGTTGACCCTGAACCCGATCGCCCATCTCGACCCGATCGGCCTGCTCATGCTGGTCATCGTCCGTTTCGGCTGGGCGAAGCCGGTGCCGATCAACCCTTATAATTTCCGCGATCCCCGGCAGGGAAGTCTGTTGGTCAGTTTAGCCGGCCCGGCGTCCAACTTTTTGTTTGCCTGGGTCCTGGCGATCATCATGAGGAGCCTGCCGTTCCCAGCGACCGGTTTGCTAGCCTACCTGCTTAGTTACGCGATCTGGATCAACCTGGCGCTGGCCGTTTTTAACCTGATCCCGGTCCCGCCGCTCGACGGTTCGCACGTGCTGGAATACTTCCTGCCGCCTTACCAGCTGGAGTCGTATTACCGGCTGCAGCAGTACGGGTTCCTTTTGCTCGTTGCCATTATTTTCTTCGGTTCGCCGCTGTTGATCGCGATCGTCGAATTCCTTTACCGGCTGCTGGTCTGATGGATAAATATCTCGCCGCGCTGGAGAAGTTCGGGATCAACCTCGGCCTGGAACGGATCGAGCGGCTGCTCGACCGGTTGGACAACCCGCAACGGACATTAAAAACTATTCATGTCGCCGGGACGAACGGCAAGGGGTCGACCTGCGCGATGATCGCTTCCATCCTGCAGGCCGCCGGCCATAAGGTCGGACTGTACACTTCGCCGCACCTGATAAAATATAACGAGCGGATCAAGGTCAACGGCAAAGACATCCCGGGCAAAGACTTTAAAAAAGGATTATCCCTCGTCGAGCAGGCG containing:
- the rlmN gene encoding 23S rRNA (adenine(2503)-C(2))-methyltransferase RlmN; its protein translation is MIELSLAELIAAGLKPVKAKTLFRSCHQLFDFPSPLTIEQVEAEAKVKKVRFRLADGLAGESVYMDQGPDKKFVCVSSQVGCPIGCRFCATGRMGFKRNLTVSEIVAQVYHFAKEEKISNLVFMGMGEPFLNYGQVLKAIGLLNSELGQNIAARKIVVSTIGIVTGIKQFGSELQKLKLAWSLAAPDDKLRRQLVPYPTLPSIAETINAINDYQQKTKQRVTIEYVLLKGVNNSPEQLTELDRLARTIDSHINLIEYNPSPGLDFAAGDVDRARLLLKKRKANVTVRRSLGKEIAAACGQLGSVMIK
- a CDS encoding TIGR00725 family protein codes for the protein MDKKIFIAVIGESHASPEIAKLAEEVGVEIAKAGAVLVSGGLKGVMESSCKGAKSAGGTTIGILPGSRREDGNPYIDYPIITGIGYARNKLVVKSGHAVIAVGGHYGTLSEIGFALGYKIPVVGLNTWQMINHNGQMDKEVHRVNTAKEAVVLALKLAREAKPLEEPSEFRK
- the thiC gene encoding phosphomethylpyrimidine synthase ThiC, whose protein sequence is MTTQRQSALKGSVTPQMAKVARDEGRKPAEIRAGVARGTIAIPFNPRHKNVRAVGIGQGLKTKVNANIGTSADYPRVKEELKKLKAALDAKTDAVMDLSTGGDIRAIRKQILKACPVPLGTVPIYQAMVDRRMTAGGMFAVVEEQAKEGVDFMTIHCGVTKRSIEQLRKKPRLMEVVSRGGAAMMKWIVETGEENPFYEDYDWLLEIAREYDITLSLGDGMRPGSIIDAGDAAQIEELKILGDLTKRAWKAGVQVIIEGPGHVPYDQIAGQMKLEKKLCHGAPFYVLGPLPTDVAPGYDHITAAIGGTLAAVSGADFLCYVTPTEHLGLPTPADVKEGVIASRIAGHCADIVKKVPGAREWDRKMSQARKALNWGKQIALAIDPVKAKAIHGKRTRNSRHATGDTCTMCGEFCAMKISSAALK
- a CDS encoding 3D domain-containing protein, giving the protein MVSRGIIVASAYNSLPGQTDSSPWITASGTRCREGVIASNHFPIGTKLLIEGYKGKVFVVEDRMNKRYGKKIDIWFRDYDDAVNFGVRKVKYSVLKSA
- the thiL gene encoding thiamine-phosphate kinase encodes the protein MKLTQLGEFGLIERLAKHEPKLPGTIVGIGDDCAVLQLQTSNLKLPNKNKKDKYQLITTDALVEGVHFQRKGLSFFALGQKALAANISDIAAMGGWPTHALVTVGLPPTMNVKAVDDLYRGLNSLARKNRIDIVGGDTVASPKALVISITLLGEVEKNKLILRSTAKVGDLICVTGKFGGPASKGYSIRRPVPGTRYREAGAIAKAKLATSMIDSSDGLVRSVLEICKASKVGARIFTAQVPIAPGATLDQALYGGEEYELVFTVKPKTKKLQYKVVGEIVGRRAGVKLVDRRGKIKEPRSGGYEHFGQ
- a CDS encoding M20/M25/M40 family metallo-hydrolase; translation: MINKKRLVKTFNKLVRIDSLSLREANVVRYVQRELRRLGIRSTQVGRPSGGDTGSLLASLPGRGPTIMLNAHLDTVSPGKNIKPRERNGVIRSDGTTVLGADNKAGVAAILEVLRTIKRKKLAHPPLQIIFTVAEEIGLVGAKALPVKALKADYGFALDGGAINKILNQAPSQVNLTALIIGQAAHAGVHPEAGVNAIRVASEAIAKMKIGRIDRETTANIGVIKGGKATNIIPDEVEIRGEARSHDPAKLRRQVKQMTGQLRQACRRHGARLKLKTERLYRSFAVKPDSPVVQAVLAGMKKQRLTPLIKPSGGGSDANIFNAVGVPTVVLGVGARHLHTTQEELVVRAFVRGTELLLAIITGAHHG
- a CDS encoding NUDIX hydrolase, which produces MDKLAEKKIGTKRVFDGRLLGVRVDTVQVPSGLETTREIVEHPGAVAIVAVTENKELVLVRQFRTPTGEVLLEIPAGVPHKGEKRAESARRELAEETGYHAKNVRKVWEGYSSPGYSNELIEFFLATGFERRPPAPDEDEFVEPELIKVSSCLDLLKAGKVRDNKTIIGIVIADRFLKGEL
- the xerD gene encoding site-specific tyrosine recombinase XerD, whose amino-acid sequence is MKEAAKAFLDYLQIERGYSKNTTDSYRLDLEQFAKFVKRKRPDQIARADVKNYIDHLNAEAFSAATIERKMASLKSFFHFAQGEGLSKEDPTIDFSLPKKAKRLPKALSMGDTVKMLMAARGKTPLNMRNAALLELLYATGMRASEIIALNLSDINFDVSFVRCFGKGSKERVVPVGRAALGSLKEYLENGRPKLPQKDKEALFLDKNGQRLSRSGLWGVVKKIVHALGLKEQTSPHTLRHSFATHLLEKGADLRSVQEMLGHSDIATTQIYTSVSRERLKKMYAKAHPRA
- a CDS encoding site-2 protease family protein; amino-acid sequence: MLDLTFLLFSLPILLVVITVHEFAHAFVADRLGDPTPRLAGRLTLNPIAHLDPIGLLMLVIVRFGWAKPVPINPYNFRDPRQGSLLVSLAGPASNFLFAWVLAIIMRSLPFPATGLLAYLLSYAIWINLALAVFNLIPVPPLDGSHVLEYFLPPYQLESYYRLQQYGFLLLVAIIFFGSPLLIAIVEFLYRLLV